The genomic DNA accacacacacacttataatTTACTGAAGGGTttcgcaagccagagcacacaTCTCGGCTGAAGCTACCTAGCCTCTCAGTGGTGCGTcttggtgccgtaaaagaggctgtggtatACGAAGATGCAGTGCGTCttgaacggtgccgtaaaagaggctgtggtttacgacgatggagTCCCTAAGCCACATACACATTTCAACTAGTACAACAACATACATACGTCTAAAAGATGGAAacaatgaacaatattgttacaagGCTAATTCTCGTTTCTTTTTTTATTACTCATATCAAGTTTGATAGACACTTTAGTCATTTGAGTGACAAACGCTTTTATGACAACAAATCATAGTATTTCATGTATTATGATAACATTACGTGATATTTTTGAAGGTTAActgaaaaacatgtttatttagacaaactatttacactgttTACGTTTCTTTGGTGACACAAGTATGAGTATCGTAATCTTTTGGCATGCGTTCAGATTTGATTATCCattattgattttaatataaCCATTGTAGGTCCGGTAGAAACTAAGATAtgtaaaattattataatagAGCATGCGTAATAAACGCAAAGGAAGAGCTAGAATTCGGACTGGAGTGGGTCTCGAGTTGAACTAGTTTTGAATTGGATTTAGGGACTAATGAAAACAGCTAAAAACTTGTCTAAGATCTGGGGCGGCTTCTGAGAAGTAACGTACGAATACATGTACACGGACCACAGAGTAACACATTGAATATTGACGTTCTAGTAACAGcacaaggtttttttttaaagagaatCTCCCATAAGTGCCCAagattaccatgacaactaatGACTAACGGTACCGGACTGCACAACATCAAACCTCAAACCACGAACAGGTTGCACTACATCAAACCTCATATCAGGCCACTATAATGATATAGCAGTTTGAGACCCGGTTTCTTATTTCATTCTCCATTTTAAAGACAGACACATTTATTGCAATATATAATTCAGTGGTTTATTGGGGATAATAGTTTACAGCTAGCACCACAAATTAGTAACAGTATTGATATGAAAGCAAACTTTTTGAAGTACCAGTATATCCTGTACTGCGAGGAGGGAAGACAAGACGACATTACCTTCACATCAATTACTACAACTACTGTTACCATAATGACTACCACTACTGTTACCAATGACTACCACTACTGTTGCCAATGACTACCACTACGTTTACCAATTACTACCACTACTTTCACCAATAATGCAACACGCTAGACGAGTActgttgtatttcatttcaatatcaCTCGTGCCATCTCCATGTATCTGTAGTAGTACAAAAGAAAAACaggaaaatatgcaaattacgtatTAGCATTAACAATTGACGTCACAGGaacacgtattattgcttaaaTAGATCGCTATATTCCTgaggaaaatatcaaacaaatcctactactactacattatatattgtcatattacataatatatcatgttttaatatattataatctatttacatacacatacatagatagataatataatagatatatatataatagacagatagatatatagacaggcagacagacagacagacagacagacagacagacagacagacagacagacagacagacagacagacagacagacagacagacagacagacagacagatagatagacagacagacagacagacagatagatagacagacagacagacagacagacagacagatagatagatagacagacagacagacagacagatagacagacagatagatagatagatagatagatagatgcatatatacatttatagatacatacatacatacatacatacatacatacatacatacatacatacatacacacatacatacatacatacatacatacatacatacatacatacatacatacatacatacatacatacatacatacatacatacatacatacatacatacatacatacatacatagacacaaatgtatattcattcattcattcattcattcattcattcattcattcgttcgttcgttcgttcgttcgttcgttcgttcgttcgttcgttcgttcgctCGTTCACAGTTATAAATAACTCAAATGACAGTATTCATTTTAAGAAATAATCACTTACAACTAGTGAACGTCCAATTAATGGAAACGGTCCTACAAGGTTTCTTCCATCATGAGAATATTCCAAAATTACAGCGCCATTTTTATCAGGATGCAATGATCTCAACACACCAGCTAGTCTACAAAGGTAGtagaaaaaacacacacaattacaaACTGTATACTCTATACtgtaaaacacacacaattacaaACTGTATACTCTACACTGTAAAACAATAACTAAGCTCATCACGTGTCAAAAACATAACTTTCGTACTCGATAATTCACCTAGTTTTATGATGAATTTTGGACGAAGATAATATTTTACTCTTCCTGAATACGTTGTTAGTCTGTCAGTCAACACGGTGGCTGTCACGACATCGAAACAAAAGTTGTACAGGAAACTAACATTGATTAAAGAAGTGTGTAGTTTATGTTACACCGAACTTTTACAACTATAAGTGAATAATCCAACTACGTACGACTGTATTTTGTTGAAGAAACCTGTCAGAGAGACTAACTGAGTTTATACCCTTAGCATTATCAGGATATTACGAGTACACAATcatatagtcctgcttgcagagtAATGGGATGTGATTCTGACATAGTCAGTACCACATCCCGTACATCGGACCGATACAATCACCGAGCTTCATTTAATAGTGTCAATGTCGTCATTTTTAGGGTTCGAAACGACTAAACTTGTAACAGTTGATTGCAAATTTTAGATGAATAGAGATGAACTTGAATGCTATGCTGCAGAGATATCATTGATAGTGTACATGTGTTGGAATGGAAGTCTGTATTAAACTCGTACCCACTATATCTAAATGTTTATAATTAATGCACAACACATTGGGCTTGACATGAATTCACGTAATCAATTCTTAAGTTGATAGAGGGCGTGGTAGAAAACGTTATTCAAAGTGTGAGCAAAGCAGAGCAAAGCGTCCTAGAAAGTGAGACTGGTCCTAAATTACTATGCCCTAATAAAATACATCTCAGAGCTAAACTGtaaacaatctgattaaaatctgatgttgtgaaagCGGTTGGGTGTCTTATTTACCTCTACGGCGATcaaccggaacaaaacaaaattaatgatacaaatagaggtaaataaagaaaccTAGCCGCTTTCACAACATCACCTTGTGAGCGAGTCACAAGTTTGTAAACAAGATTGGTACACAAGATAAGAATATATCGATTTATTCGAGAAACAAATCACAGACATTGTCCATTTAATACCAGTATGACGTCACAACTACTCGTTTTCCTCTATGCATATGACGTTACAACTTACTTGTCCTCTATGCATATGACGTCACAACTTGTCCTCTATGTTGTTGTCCTCTATGCATATGACATCCGAGTCACAATTTACTTGTCCTCTATACTTACTTGTTGTCCGCTATAGATATGACGTCACGACTAACTTGTTGTAATCTATAGCTGTGACGTCATGACTTACTTGTTGTCCTCTATAGCTATGACGTCACAACTTACTTGTTGTCCTCTATAGCTATGACGTCACAACTTATTTGTCCTCTATAGCTTTGACGTCATGACTTACTTGTTGTCCTCTATAGCAGGAATGTGTTCACCCGTATAATCACAACTCCCTTCGTAGATAACTCCGAATTCATGAATATGGAACATGTATTCGATATCAAGAGAGGTGTTAAAACCAGTCAGATGTAACCGAAATTCAACGGGGAAATAATCGGCCGGAAACAGTGGACGCAAGATCTGATGACGAAAATAGAAATTCAAATAGGTTATTATTTCTCACAGGAGAGCGTGTATCAGAG from Glandiceps talaboti chromosome 22, keGlaTala1.1, whole genome shotgun sequence includes the following:
- the LOC144452549 gene encoding extracellular superoxide dismutase [Cu-Zn]-like, with amino-acid sequence MVRRYINIAVLLLILTTSTCFASKHGGIFHYAFCGMHSNLRVDEDTGLPNLFSSISGNVQMRQPILRPLFPADYFPVEFRLHLTGFNTSLDIEYMFHIHEFGVIYEGSCDYTGEHIPAIEDNKLAGVLRSLHPDKNGAVILEYSHDGRNLVGPFPLIGRSLVIHGDGTSDIEMKYNSTRLACCIIGESSGSNW